In the Colwellia sp. 20A7 genome, one interval contains:
- a CDS encoding NfeD family protein: MEYFLENPDHLWYLIAGISFVIELSIMGLSGPLLFFAIASLLTGILVSIGVINGWQSEVFSVGLLTALIAFILWKPLNRFQNTKSKTDNSSDMIGLKVPASSEINTSGGTIRYSGINWPARLADEADVEFISEKSFCQIVAITGNTMLVKAI, translated from the coding sequence ATGGAATATTTTTTAGAAAACCCCGACCACTTATGGTATTTAATTGCGGGTATAAGCTTTGTTATTGAGCTGAGTATTATGGGGCTGAGTGGTCCGTTATTATTTTTCGCTATAGCAAGTTTACTCACTGGTATTCTAGTTAGCATAGGGGTTATTAATGGCTGGCAAAGTGAAGTTTTTAGTGTTGGTTTATTAACAGCATTAATTGCTTTTATTCTGTGGAAGCCATTAAATAGATTTCAAAATACAAAAAGCAAGACCGATAACTCTAGTGATATGATTGGTTTGAAGGTACCTGCAAGTAGTGAAATAAATACTAGTGGCGGTACTATTCGATATTCAGGTATCAACTGGCCGGCACGTTTAGCTGATGAAGCAGATGTTGAATTCATTAGCGAGAAAAGCTTTTGTCAAATTGTTGCTATTACCGGTAATACTATGTTGGTTAAGGCGATATGA
- the yegD gene encoding molecular chaperone, translating to MIGFDYGTSNCSVAVMDNGQPQIVPLLNKNTIASNLYAPDRDIITHWLNQQLKGEQQSNFQKERQVQLQKSQRALRELAFDGIDTDLVFGKSALEKYLEDPEEGYYIKSPKSFLGASGLAPLQIQLFEDIVAAMMSNVKSLTEATLGREITKTVIGRPINFQGLHGEESNRQAINVLTNAAKRIGFKEVEFQFEPVAAGFEFEASLTKETRVLVVDIGGGTSDCSMLLMGPELSNNDDRTKHLLAHSGVRVAGNDFDIQLALQGIMPSLGMNSLLKTGKPMPTSSFYQALAINNINEQTAFYSAQNRRELVQLSRDAKETAIVERLITVHDHKLSYQLVNAAEQAKIALSEQDTQTINLNDITDGLNAEVTKETLRLANNRTLESIGELMKSAVDQAQCQPEVIFVTGGTAKSPVLSQFIQEQMPNIPIIVGDHFGSVTSGLARWADKVFK from the coding sequence ATGATAGGTTTTGATTACGGCACATCTAATTGTAGTGTTGCTGTTATGGATAATGGTCAACCCCAAATAGTTCCTCTACTAAATAAGAATACAATAGCATCCAATTTATACGCTCCCGATCGTGACATCATCACTCATTGGTTAAATCAGCAATTAAAAGGTGAGCAACAAAGTAACTTTCAAAAAGAGCGTCAAGTTCAGCTACAGAAAAGCCAAAGAGCACTTCGAGAGTTAGCTTTTGATGGCATAGACACAGATTTAGTTTTTGGTAAATCGGCACTTGAAAAATATTTAGAAGATCCCGAAGAAGGTTATTACATAAAGTCACCAAAATCTTTCCTTGGTGCCAGTGGTCTTGCACCATTACAAATACAGTTATTTGAAGATATTGTCGCGGCTATGATGAGTAATGTTAAGAGCCTAACGGAAGCAACGCTGGGTCGTGAAATAACAAAAACTGTCATTGGTCGCCCTATTAACTTCCAAGGTTTACATGGTGAAGAAAGCAATAGACAAGCAATTAATGTGCTCACAAATGCGGCTAAACGTATTGGCTTCAAAGAGGTCGAATTTCAATTTGAACCTGTTGCTGCAGGCTTTGAATTTGAAGCGAGTTTAACCAAAGAAACACGCGTATTAGTGGTAGATATTGGTGGCGGAACTAGTGATTGCTCGATGTTATTAATGGGACCAGAACTAAGTAATAATGATGACCGTACCAAGCACTTACTTGCTCATAGTGGTGTACGTGTGGCCGGTAATGACTTTGACATTCAATTAGCACTGCAAGGTATTATGCCGAGCTTGGGCATGAATAGCTTATTAAAAACAGGCAAGCCTATGCCAACGAGTAGTTTTTACCAAGCCTTAGCCATTAATAATATTAACGAACAAACCGCTTTTTATAGTGCGCAAAACCGACGTGAATTAGTTCAGTTGTCTCGTGATGCAAAAGAAACTGCCATCGTTGAACGCTTAATTACAGTGCACGATCATAAGCTAAGTTATCAGTTAGTTAATGCGGCTGAGCAAGCTAAAATTGCCTTGTCTGAGCAAGATACACAAACGATTAATTTAAACGATATTACTGATGGACTCAATGCTGAAGTCACTAAAGAAACTTTACGCTTAGCAAATAATCGCACATTAGAAAGTATTGGTGAGTTAATGAAGTCAGCCGTTGACCAAGCACAGTGTCAACCTGAAGTCATTTTTGTGACCGGTGGCACAGCAAAATCACCTGTATTAAGTCAATTTATCCAAGAACAAATGCCCAATATTCCTATTATTGTCGGTGACCATTTTGGCAGTGTAACGTCAGGATTAGCCCGTTGGGCGGATAAGGTTTTTAAGTAA
- a CDS encoding YifB family Mg chelatase-like AAA ATPase: MSLACVYSRARVGLESPLVTVEVHLANGLPAFHIVGLPEASVKESKDRVRSAIINCGYEFPAKRITINLAPADLPKEGGRFDLPIAVGILAASEQIPQVDLAQYEFAGELALSGELRAIIGEIPMAMACCQSKRTLIVPRQNSEQASWVKEAKIHAVDHLSQLYAHFSRQMILPFVEEKELEQFTDINELDISDVIGQPLAKRALEIAASGNHNLLFIGPPGTGKTMLASRLAGILPRMTEQEALEVAAIQSITNQRINAKSWLTRPFRAPHHTASSAALVGGGGQPQPGEISLAHNGVLFLDELPEFERKVLDVLREPMESGEVTISRAMHKQSFPARFQLIAAMNPSPTGFYNDNRSTPEQVLRYLNRLSGPFLDRIDIQIEVARLPRGTWAGDTDMNETNDIVQARVQACRMKQLARQNKANAHLGTSELKSYCHLSVENNEFLELAVEKLGLSTRAHHKILKIARTLADMADENDITHAHITEALSYRAMDRLLRHLTSSVSL, translated from the coding sequence ATGTCACTTGCCTGTGTTTATAGTCGTGCTCGTGTTGGTTTAGAATCACCGCTTGTTACCGTTGAAGTTCATCTTGCGAATGGTTTACCTGCTTTTCATATTGTAGGTTTGCCTGAAGCTTCCGTTAAAGAATCAAAAGACCGTGTTCGTAGCGCCATTATTAATTGTGGTTATGAATTTCCTGCAAAAAGAATAACCATTAATCTTGCTCCTGCAGATTTGCCAAAAGAAGGGGGGCGTTTTGATCTACCCATTGCCGTTGGAATATTAGCTGCTTCTGAGCAAATCCCTCAAGTTGACTTAGCACAATATGAATTTGCAGGTGAATTAGCTTTGTCAGGTGAGCTAAGAGCCATTATCGGTGAAATTCCTATGGCGATGGCTTGTTGTCAAAGCAAAAGAACCTTAATTGTTCCAAGGCAGAATAGTGAACAAGCGAGCTGGGTGAAAGAAGCCAAAATTCATGCTGTCGATCATTTAAGTCAACTGTACGCTCACTTTTCAAGACAAATGATATTACCTTTTGTGGAAGAAAAGGAACTCGAACAGTTTACGGATATTAATGAACTAGATATTAGTGACGTTATTGGGCAGCCTCTTGCTAAACGTGCACTAGAGATCGCCGCAAGCGGTAATCACAATTTGCTTTTTATTGGACCACCCGGCACAGGGAAAACTATGTTAGCGAGTAGACTGGCAGGTATTTTACCTCGCATGACTGAGCAAGAAGCGTTAGAAGTAGCGGCTATTCAATCAATAACGAATCAAAGGATTAATGCAAAATCATGGTTAACTCGGCCATTTCGTGCGCCTCACCATACTGCTTCATCGGCAGCTTTAGTGGGTGGTGGTGGTCAGCCTCAACCAGGAGAGATCTCGTTAGCACACAATGGCGTTTTGTTTCTTGATGAGCTCCCAGAATTTGAACGTAAGGTACTTGATGTACTTCGTGAACCGATGGAATCCGGAGAAGTGACTATATCTAGAGCGATGCACAAACAAAGTTTTCCTGCCAGATTCCAGCTTATTGCGGCCATGAACCCAAGCCCAACTGGCTTTTACAATGATAATCGTAGCACTCCCGAACAAGTTTTGCGTTATTTGAATCGTTTGTCTGGACCTTTTTTAGATCGAATTGATATTCAAATAGAAGTTGCGCGTTTACCTCGAGGCACCTGGGCCGGAGATACTGATATGAATGAAACCAATGACATTGTTCAGGCGCGTGTGCAGGCTTGTAGAATGAAACAATTAGCACGGCAGAACAAGGCCAACGCGCATTTAGGCACCAGTGAGTTAAAAAGTTATTGTCACTTATCCGTTGAAAATAATGAATTTCTTGAATTAGCAGTCGAAAAGTTGGGACTTTCTACTAGGGCTCATCATAAGATTTTAAAAATAGCTCGAACCTTGGCAGATATGGCCGATGAGAATGATATTACACATGCACATATTACTGAAGCCTTGTCATATCGAGCTATGGATCGTTTATTACGTCATTTAACTAGTTCGGTATCGTTATGA
- the ppnP gene encoding pyrimidine/purine nucleoside phosphorylase, producing the protein MSDFKEVSINRAANVYFDGKVVSRTITFKDDSFKTLGVMQAGDYRFDTKEAELMEITAGDCEILLEGATQWQTIKGGESFNVDANSYFDIKAKTIIDYCCTYISE; encoded by the coding sequence ATGTCTGATTTTAAAGAAGTAAGTATTAACAGAGCAGCAAACGTCTATTTCGACGGTAAAGTTGTAAGCCGCACTATCACTTTTAAAGATGATAGTTTTAAAACATTAGGTGTTATGCAAGCGGGTGATTACCGTTTTGATACTAAAGAAGCCGAGTTAATGGAAATTACTGCCGGTGATTGTGAAATTTTACTTGAAGGCGCTACTCAGTGGCAAACAATCAAAGGTGGTGAATCATTTAACGTTGATGCTAATAGCTATTTTGACATAAAAGCAAAAACGATCATTGATTACTGCTGTACTTATATCAGCGAGTAA
- the ilvC gene encoding ketol-acid reductoisomerase — translation MSNYFNTLSLREKLGQLGKCRFMKREEFSDGCNFIKDWNIVIVGCGAQGLNQGLNMRDSGLNISYALRDAAIATKRQSWQWATENGFTVGTYEELIPQADLVLNLTPDKQHTAAVTAVMPHMKQGSTLAYSHGFNIVEEGMQIRSDITVVMVAPKCPGTEVREEYKRGFGVPTLIAVHPENDPQGNGLAIAKAYASATGGDRAGVLESSFIAEVKSDLMGEQTILCGMLQTAAVLGHKQLLEQGVDAAYARKLLQYGLETTTEGLKHGGITNMMDRLSNPAKIKAFDMSEELKVILRPLFEKHMDDIIEGRFSETMMADWANDDVNLLTWRAETAETSFELAPDCDTEITEQEYYDKGIFVVAMIKAGVELAFEAMVAAGIIDESAYYESLHETPLIANCIARNKLYEMNVVISDTAEYGNYLFTHAAVPLLADFTSNLTLEELGGGITDTSNGVDNVRLIEVNEAIRSHGVEVIGKKLRGYMTDMKIIASAK, via the coding sequence ATGAGCAATTATTTTAATACATTAAGCCTACGTGAAAAACTTGGCCAATTAGGCAAATGTCGTTTTATGAAACGTGAAGAGTTTAGCGATGGCTGTAACTTTATTAAAGATTGGAACATTGTAATCGTTGGTTGTGGTGCTCAAGGTTTAAACCAAGGTTTGAACATGCGTGATTCTGGTTTAAATATTTCTTATGCTTTACGTGATGCAGCAATTGCTACAAAACGTCAATCTTGGCAGTGGGCTACTGAAAATGGTTTTACAGTTGGTACTTATGAAGAATTAATTCCTCAAGCTGATTTAGTATTAAACCTTACGCCTGATAAGCAACATACTGCAGCAGTTACAGCAGTAATGCCTCATATGAAGCAAGGTTCAACGTTAGCTTATTCACATGGCTTCAATATTGTTGAAGAAGGAATGCAAATTCGTTCTGACATTACCGTTGTAATGGTTGCGCCTAAATGTCCTGGTACTGAAGTACGTGAAGAATACAAACGTGGTTTTGGTGTTCCAACACTTATTGCTGTTCATCCAGAAAATGATCCACAAGGTAACGGTTTAGCTATTGCTAAAGCTTATGCAAGTGCTACTGGTGGTGATAGAGCGGGTGTTCTAGAGTCTTCATTTATTGCTGAAGTTAAGTCTGACTTAATGGGTGAGCAAACTATTCTATGTGGTATGTTGCAAACGGCAGCTGTATTAGGCCATAAGCAATTACTTGAGCAAGGTGTTGACGCAGCTTACGCACGTAAATTACTACAGTATGGTTTAGAAACTACCACTGAAGGCTTGAAGCACGGCGGCATCACTAACATGATGGATCGTTTATCAAACCCAGCTAAAATTAAAGCGTTTGATATGTCTGAAGAATTAAAAGTTATCTTACGTCCATTATTTGAAAAACACATGGATGACATCATTGAAGGTCGTTTCTCAGAAACTATGATGGCTGATTGGGCTAATGATGATGTGAACTTATTAACATGGCGCGCAGAAACTGCTGAAACGTCTTTTGAATTAGCACCTGATTGCGATACAGAAATTACTGAACAAGAATATTACGACAAAGGTATCTTTGTTGTAGCAATGATTAAAGCCGGCGTAGAGCTAGCATTTGAAGCAATGGTTGCTGCTGGTATTATTGATGAATCTGCGTATTATGAGTCTTTACATGAAACACCATTAATCGCTAACTGTATTGCACGTAACAAATTATACGAAATGAATGTAGTAATTTCTGATACTGCAGAGTACGGTAACTACTTATTTACTCATGCGGCAGTACCTTTATTAGCTGACTTTACTAGCAACTTAACATTAGAAGAGTTAGGTGGTGGTATTACTGATACATCAAATGGCGTTGATAACGTACGCTTAATTGAAGTGAATGAAGCTATTCGCAGCCATGGTGTTGAAGTGATTGGCAAAAAGCTTCGTGGTTACATGACTGATATGAAGATAATTGCTAGTGCTAAATAA
- a CDS encoding sulfite exporter TauE/SafE family protein, with protein MFNSIELYQAIVLIVIGLMAGVINTLAGGGSNLSLPALMMTGLPADVANATNRVAVLMQSITASRGFYQHDKIDSASIKDSFLPLFIGGLVGAITASYLNVELLKPLLLGTMIVVSLWVVFKSDTKIEGNDKRKSCYDSKFALLTTFAAGFYGGFIQAGVGFVLIATFVGVLNYDLLRANAMKVVATVIFTSIALLVFIVRDQIAWLPGILLAVGSIVGAQIGVKFAIEVKAKTLKIMVLVMTVFASIAAFIQ; from the coding sequence ATGTTTAATAGCATCGAATTATATCAAGCCATCGTTCTTATTGTCATTGGATTAATGGCTGGTGTTATTAATACACTCGCTGGTGGAGGTTCCAATTTATCTTTACCAGCGTTAATGATGACAGGTTTACCGGCCGATGTTGCGAATGCAACCAATAGAGTTGCTGTATTAATGCAATCTATAACCGCTTCTCGCGGTTTTTATCAACATGATAAAATTGACTCAGCGTCAATTAAAGACAGTTTCCTTCCTTTATTTATCGGCGGCTTAGTTGGCGCAATAACAGCCTCTTACCTTAATGTCGAATTACTGAAGCCTTTATTACTTGGCACCATGATTGTTGTTTCTTTGTGGGTGGTTTTTAAAAGTGACACTAAGATTGAAGGTAATGATAAGCGAAAAAGTTGTTATGACAGTAAATTTGCACTGTTAACTACTTTTGCCGCTGGTTTTTATGGTGGCTTTATACAAGCAGGGGTTGGCTTCGTATTAATTGCTACTTTTGTTGGTGTATTAAACTATGATTTATTACGCGCTAACGCCATGAAGGTTGTTGCTACCGTTATATTTACTAGCATAGCATTGCTCGTTTTTATAGTTCGAGATCAAATTGCTTGGCTCCCTGGTATATTATTAGCTGTAGGCAGTATTGTTGGTGCACAAATCGGAGTTAAATTTGCGATTGAAGTTAAAGCGAAAACATTGAAGATTATGGTTTTAGTGATGACTGTTTTTGCCAGTATAGCAGCATTCATACAATAA
- the ilvG gene encoding acetolactate synthase 2 catalytic subunit yields MTDSKPLTGGGLLFNVLEQHGVNHVFGYPGGAIMPIYDALYDSNVQHFLCRHEQGAAFSAVGYARASGKIGVCMATSGPGATNLITGLADALADSIPLIAITGQVPTAAMGSDAFQETDIFGLSLACTKHSFQVTHVDDLEKVLHQAFEIALEGRQGPVLVDIPKDVQMAAVVQNFKLAAPLKNKVKLPLADVSKALDLLTHAKQPILYVGGGVGMANAIEEVRNFARETGIPSVSTLKGLGALDATDENYLGMLGMHGTKAANLAVHDCDLLIAVGARFDDRVTGKLDQFAPDAKVIHFDIDTAEINKRREADAPILGDLKENLPLLTMTLNIEEWQAKAQKMKADCVWRYDHPGDSIFAPAVLKEVSDLMPKNTCVTTDVGQHQMWAAQHMVFDEPSNFLTSGSMGTMGFGLPAAIGAQISRPHDTVITVSGDGSIMMNVQELATIKRYQIPVKVLLIDNAKLGMVRQWQDLFFEGRLSETDLADNPDFCMLARAFDIKAKQITQKSEVTAAIKEMLDHDGPYFLQVKIDAKDNVWPLVPPNSANNEMMEST; encoded by the coding sequence ATGACTGACAGCAAACCGTTAACTGGCGGCGGATTACTATTTAATGTACTTGAACAGCATGGCGTTAATCATGTTTTTGGGTATCCGGGCGGCGCTATTATGCCTATTTATGACGCATTGTATGATAGCAATGTTCAGCATTTTCTTTGTAGACATGAACAAGGCGCTGCATTTTCAGCTGTTGGTTATGCCCGAGCTTCCGGTAAAATTGGTGTTTGTATGGCAACGTCTGGACCAGGTGCAACAAACCTAATTACTGGCCTTGCTGATGCGCTTGCAGATTCAATTCCATTGATTGCTATTACAGGTCAAGTACCTACCGCTGCGATGGGTAGTGATGCTTTCCAAGAAACTGATATTTTCGGTTTATCACTCGCTTGTACTAAACATTCTTTCCAAGTTACCCATGTAGATGATTTAGAAAAAGTTTTACATCAAGCCTTTGAAATTGCTCTAGAAGGCAGACAAGGTCCGGTACTTGTAGATATTCCTAAAGACGTACAAATGGCCGCAGTAGTGCAAAATTTCAAATTGGCAGCACCACTTAAAAATAAAGTAAAATTACCACTTGCTGATGTCAGTAAAGCACTCGATTTACTTACTCATGCTAAACAGCCTATTTTATATGTTGGCGGCGGCGTAGGTATGGCAAACGCCATTGAAGAAGTAAGAAACTTTGCACGTGAAACAGGCATCCCTTCAGTATCAACCTTAAAAGGTTTAGGCGCACTTGATGCAACTGATGAAAACTATTTAGGTATGCTAGGTATGCACGGTACGAAAGCAGCTAATTTAGCGGTTCACGACTGTGATTTATTGATTGCTGTAGGTGCACGTTTTGATGATAGGGTAACGGGTAAGCTGGATCAATTTGCACCTGATGCTAAAGTGATTCATTTTGACATAGATACTGCTGAAATTAATAAACGTAGAGAGGCTGACGCCCCTATTCTAGGTGACTTAAAAGAAAACCTACCTTTATTAACTATGACGCTAAACATTGAAGAGTGGCAAGCAAAAGCTCAAAAAATGAAAGCTGATTGTGTATGGCGTTACGATCACCCAGGTGACAGTATTTTTGCTCCCGCAGTATTAAAAGAAGTAAGTGATTTAATGCCTAAAAACACCTGTGTTACAACAGATGTTGGCCAGCATCAAATGTGGGCTGCTCAGCACATGGTTTTTGATGAACCAAGTAACTTCTTAACTAGTGGCAGCATGGGCACCATGGGCTTTGGTTTGCCTGCTGCCATTGGTGCACAAATCAGTCGTCCTCATGATACAGTTATCACAGTATCTGGGGATGGTTCTATCATGATGAATGTACAAGAATTAGCGACAATTAAGCGTTATCAAATCCCAGTAAAAGTTTTACTAATCGATAATGCGAAGCTAGGTATGGTGCGCCAATGGCAAGACCTATTCTTTGAAGGTCGACTAAGTGAAACTGATTTAGCTGATAACCCTGATTTTTGTATGTTAGCTCGTGCTTTTGACATAAAAGCCAAGCAAATCACGCAAAAAAGTGAAGTGACTGCTGCAATAAAAGAAATGCTAGATCACGACGGTCCTTATTTTTTACAAGTAAAAATTGATGCCAAAGATAACGTATGGCCTTTAGTACCACCAAACAGTGCTAACAACGAAATGATGGAGAGCACTTAA
- the ilvM gene encoding acetolactate synthase 2 small subunit, which yields MNNYTLIIMTDDKQVVLERILQVTRYRGFLIDGITASVNNTNNIATIELLVSSDRPITLLIDQINKLVDIKSVKVDNNASQLSNT from the coding sequence ATGAACAATTATACACTAATCATCATGACCGACGATAAGCAGGTTGTACTTGAACGAATTTTACAAGTTACTCGTTATCGAGGGTTTTTAATCGACGGCATTACTGCCAGCGTTAATAATACGAATAATATTGCTACTATTGAATTATTAGTGAGTAGTGATCGCCCTATTACGTTGTTAATTGATCAAATTAATAAACTGGTCGACATCAAGAGTGTCAAGGTAGACAATAACGCGTCGCAGCTATCTAACACTTAA
- the ilvY gene encoding HTH-type transcriptional activator IlvY: MEQKTLSMFVHLSQTLHFGKTALAFHVSPSTLSRVIQRLEQEVNSDLLHRDNRSVELTDAGRKFKLYAEQQLEQWQFFKNSLDEKKELLTGKLHIYCSVTAAYSHLPPLLERFRSQHPLVEIMLTTGDAADGLEFVQNKSVDFAIAAYPEHLPRSVYFHHLATIPLAVIAPTMQCRVLQLLQIDQQKNKTIPWSEVPIILPEHGTARKRFEYWYRKKQQGKANIYATVSGHEALVSMVALGCGVGLVPQVVVENSPVKDRVQYLADVGEIEPFDIGVCCLNQSKSQPLIKAFFASIS, from the coding sequence ATGGAACAAAAAACATTATCGATGTTCGTGCATTTGAGCCAAACATTACATTTTGGTAAAACAGCACTGGCATTTCATGTCAGTCCTTCAACCTTGAGTAGAGTGATTCAGCGCCTAGAGCAAGAAGTTAACAGCGATTTACTCCATAGAGATAATCGTAGTGTCGAGTTAACTGATGCAGGTAGAAAATTTAAACTTTATGCTGAACAGCAATTGGAACAATGGCAGTTTTTCAAAAACTCTTTAGATGAAAAAAAAGAGCTACTAACCGGAAAGTTACATATTTACTGCTCGGTTACCGCGGCTTACAGTCACTTACCTCCCTTGCTTGAACGTTTCAGAAGCCAGCATCCGTTAGTTGAAATTATGTTAACAACCGGCGATGCTGCCGACGGCTTGGAGTTCGTACAAAATAAATCAGTCGACTTTGCCATTGCTGCTTACCCAGAACATTTACCCAGAAGTGTTTACTTTCATCACCTTGCCACCATTCCGTTAGCTGTTATTGCACCAACAATGCAGTGTAGGGTGTTACAACTATTACAGATTGATCAACAAAAAAACAAAACAATACCTTGGTCAGAAGTACCAATTATACTGCCAGAGCACGGCACCGCCCGTAAACGTTTTGAATATTGGTATAGAAAAAAGCAACAAGGTAAAGCTAATATTTACGCGACAGTTTCTGGTCATGAAGCCTTAGTGAGTATGGTCGCGCTTGGCTGTGGCGTTGGCTTAGTACCGCAAGTAGTGGTCGAGAACAGTCCAGTAAAGGATCGCGTTCAATATTTAGCAGATGTTGGTGAAATAGAACCATTCGATATCGGCGTGTGTTGTTTAAATCAATCGAAATCACAACCGTTAATTAAAGCTTTCTTTGCGTCAATTAGTTAA
- a CDS encoding branched-chain amino acid transaminase → MAKVNADLIWFNGELMPWKNATVHVMSHALHYGSSVFEGIRAYETHKGTCIFRLEEHIKRLFDSAKIYRMNIPYTQEEVIQACKDAVAKNNLKSAYLRPLAFLGDIGMGLRPPIDAKADLMIAAFSWEAYLGADAVENGVEVGVSSWNRLAPNTMPTAAKAGGNYLSSQLISTEAARHGYAEGIALDINNMVSEGAGQNLFLIRNNIIYTPPGTASILQGLTRDAVFYLAKQLGYEVREESIAREGLYLADEFFMCGTATEVVPVKSIDGLPVGNGLRGPITKAIQEAFFGIFDGSTEVPDTWLAPVK, encoded by the coding sequence ATGGCAAAAGTAAATGCAGATTTAATTTGGTTCAACGGTGAGCTTATGCCGTGGAAAAATGCCACCGTACATGTAATGAGTCACGCTTTACATTACGGCTCTTCGGTTTTTGAAGGCATTCGTGCTTATGAAACACATAAAGGTACATGTATTTTCCGCTTAGAAGAGCATATCAAGCGCTTGTTTGATTCAGCAAAAATTTATCGTATGAATATTCCTTATACACAAGAGGAAGTGATACAAGCATGTAAAGATGCTGTTGCGAAAAACAACCTAAAATCGGCCTACCTTCGTCCATTAGCATTTTTGGGTGATATTGGTATGGGTCTTCGTCCGCCTATTGATGCAAAAGCCGATCTTATGATTGCAGCATTTAGTTGGGAAGCATATTTAGGTGCTGATGCTGTAGAAAATGGCGTTGAAGTAGGTGTTTCTAGCTGGAATAGATTAGCACCAAACACAATGCCTACGGCCGCCAAAGCCGGTGGTAATTATCTTTCTTCACAACTTATCTCTACAGAAGCAGCCCGCCACGGCTACGCTGAAGGTATTGCCTTAGATATAAATAATATGGTGAGTGAAGGTGCTGGACAAAATTTATTTTTAATCCGTAATAATATTATTTACACACCGCCGGGAACAGCTTCTATTTTACAAGGTTTAACACGTGATGCGGTATTCTATTTAGCCAAACAATTAGGCTATGAAGTTCGCGAAGAGTCAATTGCTCGTGAAGGATTATACCTTGCTGACGAATTCTTTATGTGTGGTACTGCCACTGAAGTTGTACCAGTAAAATCGATAGACGGTTTACCGGTGGGTAATGGTTTACGTGGTCCTATTACTAAAGCGATTCAAGAAGCCTTCTTTGGTATTTTTGACGGTTCAACTGAAGTACCTGATACTTGGTTAGCCCCAGTAAAATAG
- a CDS encoding SPFH domain-containing protein, whose translation MPILEELLTNPIIWLTIVILYTLKKGIYFVPQNRGYVIYTLGKYNKTLSAGLNFIVPFVQSVAADRNLKEQSLEIISQAAITKDNITLEIDGILFLKVIDAAAATNNITDYKLSVTQLAMTTMRNAIGSMELDECFQNRDMINAQILNAMTEATAPWGVMVTRYEIKDIMPPQTIREDMEKQMTAEREKRSVILTAEGVKTAAITEAEGHKQARVLDAEAAKAEQVLAAEASKESQVLMATGKAEAIRLVAEADASALEVVGSAANTDQGKAAVTLTLAQDAISAHQAIASESTVVLTDGKTGDNIANTVAQAIAVSSSLKLTS comes from the coding sequence ATGCCTATACTTGAAGAACTACTCACTAATCCTATCATTTGGCTTACCATTGTTATTTTATACACACTGAAAAAAGGGATTTATTTTGTTCCGCAAAACCGTGGTTATGTTATTTACACACTAGGGAAATACAATAAAACGCTTTCAGCGGGATTAAACTTTATTGTTCCTTTCGTACAATCAGTGGCCGCTGATCGTAATTTGAAAGAACAATCATTAGAAATTATTTCACAAGCAGCGATCACGAAAGATAATATCACCTTAGAAATTGATGGTATTTTATTTTTAAAAGTAATAGATGCTGCCGCCGCAACGAACAACATAACTGATTATAAATTATCAGTTACACAACTAGCGATGACAACAATGCGTAATGCTATCGGTTCGATGGAATTAGATGAGTGTTTTCAAAATCGCGATATGATTAATGCACAAATCTTAAATGCGATGACTGAAGCGACAGCACCCTGGGGTGTTATGGTGACTCGTTACGAAATCAAAGATATTATGCCACCACAAACAATCCGTGAAGATATGGAAAAACAAATGACAGCTGAACGTGAAAAACGTTCTGTTATTTTAACTGCCGAAGGGGTGAAAACTGCAGCAATAACTGAAGCAGAAGGGCATAAACAAGCGAGAGTATTAGATGCAGAAGCCGCTAAAGCTGAGCAAGTATTAGCAGCAGAAGCTTCGAAAGAGTCACAAGTTCTTATGGCAACAGGTAAAGCGGAAGCCATTCGTTTAGTTGCAGAAGCTGATGCTAGTGCATTAGAAGTGGTTGGTAGTGCAGCTAATACAGATCAAGGTAAGGCCGCAGTAACTTTAACCTTAGCCCAAGACGCTATCTCTGCCCATCAAGCCATTGCGAGTGAAAGTACAGTAGTACTGACCGACGGTAAAACAGGTGATAATATTGCGAATACGGTTGCACAAGCTATTGCTGTTTCAAGTAGTTTGAAGTTAACGAGTTAG